From the Lathyrus oleraceus cultivar Zhongwan6 chromosome 4, CAAS_Psat_ZW6_1.0, whole genome shotgun sequence genome, one window contains:
- the LOC127074807 gene encoding protein PHOTOPERIOD-INDEPENDENT EARLY FLOWERING 1 isoform X5 produces MVPGLRCDDNNGDAATPTNSLSQNENQQFGSRKEVTSEAANENVPFDFSDEEEDGDFLFGTEDKDDETTLSEEEKLDRVDAIDPKDEIALLQKESNMSVEELLARYKKDLSDDGDQEVESDYDSASSKDHQSSPVHVDDDAEQKIPAVDVGEDMKSGKQLAVVQTQAEEQGEGPCENSEERESEDIIADAAAAARSAQPTGNTFSTTKVRTKSPFLLKYTLREYQHIGLDWLVTMYEKKLNGILADEMGLGKTIMTIALLAHLACEKGIWGPHLIVVPTSVMLNWETEFLKWCPAFKILTYFGSAKERKHKRQGWLKPNSFHVCITTYRLVIQDSKVFKRKKWKYLILDEAHLIKNWKSQRWQTLLNFNSKRRILLTGTPLQNDLMELWSLMHFLMPHVFQSHQEFKDWFSNPISGMVEGEEKVNKEVVDRLHNVLRPFLLRRLKRDVEKQLPMKIEHVIYCRLSKRQRNLYEDFIASSETQATLANANFFGMISIIMQLRKVCNHPDLFEGRPIVSSFDMCGIDIQLSSSICSMLLPSSFSTVDLEGLGLLFTHLDYNMTSWESDEVQSIETPATSIMERTDMADLEVIKPGLKCQKKQQGTSIFEEIRKAIWEERISQAKERAAAIAWWNSLRCKKRPIYSTTLRDLVTIRHPVYDIYQKKANPVSYLFPSKLADIVLSPVERFQRTIDVVESFMFAIPAARASPPVCWCSKRDTTVFLNPSYKQRCSDILSPLLSPIRPAIVRRQVYFPDRRLIQFDCGKLQELAILLRRLKSEGHRALIFTQMTKMLDILEAFINLYGYTYMRLDGSTQPEERQTLMQRFNTNPKFFLFILSTRSGGVGINLVGADTVIFYDSDWNPAMDQQAQDRCHRIGQTREVHIYRLISESTIEENILKKAKQKRALDDLVIQSGGYNTEFFKKLDPMELFSGHRTLSIKDTPKEKNQNRGEVSVTNADVEAALKHVEDEADYMALKKVELEEAVDNQEFTEEASGRLEEDEYANEDDEPQELGESVSNLNKEDALMLNGGDPKEDKPPSVVAKEDDVDMLADVNQMAEAAAAAGQALSAFESELRPIDRYAIRFLELWDPIIDKAALESEVRIEDTEWELDRIERYKEEMEAEIDEDEEPLVYESWDADFATTAYRQQVEALAQHQLMEELEYEAKLKEEAEEEKNRTQTPNDSKLKPKKKPKKAKFKSLKKGSLTSSLRTVKDERRAVPMAIDDDAATSLDFVSPSSSRHKKRKKSKLTTDGEEEKRFKKSKKYKRDPLDIYDSDLESISIDMQDEHAESDTCKSLVVLEQKTVGRSKMGGKISITPMPVKRVFMIKSEKLKKGNIWYRDCIPSADFWLPQEDAILCAVVHEYGPNWSFVSEMLYGMTAGGAYRGRYRHPVHCCERFRELFQKYVLFSLDNANHEKMNNTCSGKALKVTEDNIQILLDVASEQANRELLLQKHFFALLSSARKVASHVDRRQNPHATSNGLYFDQAFFTSIGQHSQYPLNKPSERTAFANSAQSKKLLEAALEDMSRPANDKTFLSNQGGGMPVSAEQVDITLEFPKEESDSLSSFPSVIKLSIKGDEALPSLNKHTRDDHLKSCFSAAENRFREVSRACEEDRSGWASSTFPTNDAKSRPGSRIQSSGKQRSSISDLTKPSRGKTKRASVDSSEMHRCQAEPLFPPMPLLPELALDLPSSSMNEFGFTTDRNLPFDLNEESSLERESFGVIPHDYIAELISGLDDCTTFPEYTDVR; encoded by the exons GaagatggtgactttttgtttGGCACAGAGGATAAG GATGATGAGACAACCTTATCTGAGGAAGAAAAACTGGACAGAGTTGATGCAATTGATCCAAAAGACGAG ATTGCATTACTACAAAAAGAGAGTAACATGTCGGTTGAGGAACTACTTGCAAGGTATAAAAAG GACCTGAGTGATGATGGGGATCAGGAAGTTGAGTCTGATTATGATTCTGCTTCCTCAAAAGACCATCAGAGTTCACCAGTCCatgttgatgatgatgctgaGCAGAAAATTCCTGCTGTTGATGTGGGTGAAGATATGAAGTCTGGCAAGCAACTGGCTGTCGTACAGACCCAGGCAGAAGAACAGGGGGAAGGACCCTGTGAAAATTCAGAGGAAAGAGAAAGTGAGGATATAATTGCTGATGCAGCTGCTGCTGCAAGATCAGCACAACCAACTGGAAACACCTTCTCCACAACTAAAGTGCGTACAAAATCCCCCTTTCTACTCAAGTACACTCTTCGTGAATATCAACATATTGGATTGGATTGGCTCGTAACAATGTATGAAAAAAAGCTGAATGGAATTCTGGCAGATGAAATGGGGCTTGGAAAAACCATAATGACTATAGCTTTGCTTGCACATCTTGCCTGTGAAAAGGGGATTTGGGGTCCACATCTAATTGTAGTGCCAACTAGTGTGATGCTTAACTGGGAGACTGAATTTCTGAAATGGTGTCCCGCGTTTAAAATTTTGACCTATTTTGGAAGCGCAAAGGAGCGAAAACATAAAAGACAAGGATGGTTAAAACCAAACTCATTTCACGTATGCATAACAACATATAGATTAGTTATTCAGGATTCCAAAGTTTTTAAGCGCAAAAAGTGGAAATACTTGATCTTAGATGAAGCTCACCTCATTAAAAACTGGAAATCACAAAGGTGGCAGACACTGTTGAATTTCAATTCAAAACGACGAATTCTGTTGACTGGTACACCGCTACAGAATGATCTCATGGAACTGTGGTCTCTCATGCATTTCTTGATGCCCCATGTTTTCCAGTCACACCAAGAGTTTAAGGATTGGTTTAGTAATCCTATATCAGGGATGGTAGAGGGAGAGGAAAAAGTTAATAAGGAGGTTGTTGATCGCCTGCATAACGTCCTTCGTCCATTCTTACTCCGTCGATTAAAGAGAGATGTAGAAAAGCAACTTCCCATGAAAATTGAGCATGTCATATACTGTAGGCTGTCAAAGAGGCAGAGGAATTTGTATGAGGATTTTATTGCTAGCTCAGAGACTCAAGCTACTCTTGCAAATGCCAATTTTTTTGGGATGATCAGTATTATCATGCAACTTCGGAAGGTTTGTAATCATCCTGACCTATTTGAGGGTCGTCCAATCGTCAGTTCTTTTGATATGTGTGGGATTGATATTCAGTTAAGTTCTTCTATTTGCTCCATGCTTTTGCCTAGCTCCTTTTCAACAGTTGACTTAGAAGGTTTGGGTCTTTTATTTACTCATCTTGACTATAACATGACTTCTTGGGAGAGTGATGAAGTGCAATCTATTGAGACCCCTGCAACTTCTATTATGGAACGCACTGATATGGCTGATCTAGAAGTAATTAAGCCTGGACTGAAGTGTCAGAAAAAGCAGCAAGGAACAAGTATTTTCGAAGAGATCCGAAAAGCAATTTGGGAAGAGAGAATATCACAGGCAAAGGAACGTGCAGCAGCTATTGCATGGTGGAACTCCTTGAGGTGTAAAAAACGACCCATCTACTCAACCACTCTAAGGGACCTTGTTACCATAAGGCATCCTGTATATGATATTTATCAAAAGAAGGCAAACCCTGTTTCATACTTGTTCCCATCAAAACTGGCTGACATTGTTCTCTCCCCTGTTGAACGATTTCAAAGGACGATTGATGTGGTTGAAAGTTTCATGTTTGCCATTCCTGCCGCCCGAGCTTCCCCTCCTGTTTGCTGGTGCAGTAAAAGGGATACAACTGTCTTTCTGAACCCATCTTACAAGCAGCGATGCTCTGATATTCTATCACCACTATTGTCACCAATCAGGCCCGCAATTGTTCGTCGTCAAGTATATTTCCCAGATAGGCGACTTATACAATTCGACTGTGGAAAATTACAGGAGCTAGCAATTTTGCTGAGGAGATTAAAATCAGAAGGTCACCGAGCTCTGATATTCACTCAGATGACTAAGATGCTTGACATATTAGAAGCGTTCATTAATTTGTATGGTTATACTTATATGCGCTTAGATGGATCAACGCAGCCAGAGGAGAGGCAGACCTTAATGCAGCGTTTTAACACAAACCCCAAATTTTTTCTTTTCATCCTGTCAACTCGTAGTGGGGGTGTTGGTATCAATCTAGTTGGAGCTGACACAGTTATTTTTTATGATAGTGACTGGAATCCTGCTATGGATCAACAGGCTCAAGATCGATGCCACAGAATTGGTCAGACACGTGAAGTGCATATATATCGATTGATTAGTGAAAGCACCATTGAGGAGAATATTTTGAAGAAAGCAAAGCAAAAGCGCGCACTTGATGATTTAGTTATACAAAGTGGGGGTTATAATACTGAGTTCTTCAAAAAGCTTGATCCGATGGAACTATTTTCAGGTCATAGAACACTTTCAATTAAAGACACGCCGAAGGAGAAAAACCAGAACAGGGGAGAAGTTTCTGTTACTAATGCAGATGTGGAAGCTGCATTAAAACATGTCGAAGATGAGGCAGATTATATGGCACTGAAGAAAGTTGAACTGGAAGAAGCCGTGGATAATCAGGAATTTACAGAAGAAGCCAGTGGGAGACTTGAAGAGGATGAATATGCAAATGAGGATGATGAGCCTCAAGAATTAGGCGAATCTGTTTCCAATTTGAATAAAGAGGATGCATTAATGTTAAATGGAGgtgatcctaaggaagataaacCGCCCTCTGTTGTTGCCAAAGAAGATGATGTTGACATGCTGGCAGATGTGAACCAGATGGCAGAAGCTGCAGCTGCAGCTGGGCAGGCGTTATCAGCATTTGAGAGTGAGCTACGCCCTATTGACCGATATGCCATTCGTTTTCTAGAGCTGTGGGATCCAATTATAGATAAAGCAGCCTTGGAATCTGAAGTCAGGATTGAGGATACTGAATGGGAATTGGATCGCATTGAAAGGTATAAGGAGGAGATGGAAGCCGAAATTGACGAAGATGAGGAGCCTCTTGTATATGAAA GCTGGGATGCAGATTTTGCAACAACGGCTTATCGGCAGCAAGTAGAGGCCTTGGCTCAACATCAA TTAATGGAAGAACTTGAATATGAAGCTAAACTGAAAGAGGAAGCTGAAGAAGAGAAAAA CAGGACTCAAACACCAAATGATTCGAAGCTCAAGCCTAAAAAGAAACCCAAGAAAGCAAAGTTCAAATCTCTGAAGAAAGGATCTTTAACCTCTAGCTTAAGAACTGTGAAAGATGAGCGACGAGCAGTGCCAATGGCCATAGATGATGATGCTGCCACTAGTCTTGATTTTGTGTCTCCAAGTTCAAGTAGACATAAAAAACGCAAGAAGTCTAAATTAACAACTGATGGtgaagaagaaaagagatttaAGAAGTCCAAAAAGTACAAGAGGGATCCTCTTGACATTTATGATTCAGATTTGGAATCCATATCAATAGATATGCAGGATGAACATGCAGAATCAGATACATGTAAAAGTCTGGTTGTGTTGGAACAGAAAACAGTTGGCAGGAGTAAGATGGGAGGAAAAATATCCATCACTCCAATGCCTGTGAAACGGGTCTTCATGATAAAATCCGAAAAATTGAAGAAGGGAAATATTTGGTACAGAGATTGTATTCCTTCAGCTGATTTTTGGCTGCCTCAGGAGGATGCAATATTATGTGCAGTTGTTCATGAATATGGTCCTAACTGGAGCTTTGTTAGTGAAATGCTTTATGGCATGACTGCTGGTGGGGCATATAGGGGGAGATATCGTCATCCTGTCCATTGCTGTGAGAGGTTCAGAGAATTgttccaaaaatatgtcttgttcTCCTTGGACAATGCAAATCATGAGAAAATGAACAACACCTGCTCTGGAAAGGCTCTTAAAGTAACAGAG GATAACATTCAAATATTGTTAGATGTTGCTTCTGAACAGGCAAATAGAGAGTTATTACTGCAGAAGCACTTTTTTGCATTGCTTTCTTCTGCCAGGAAGGTGGCGTCACATGTTGACCGCAGACAAAATCCTCATGCCACTAGCAATGGTCTCTATTTTGACCAGGCTTTCTTCACTTCAATTGGCCAGCATTCACAATACCCCCTGAACAAACCCTCCGAAAGGACGGCGTTTGCTAATTCGGCCCAGAGCAAGAAGTTACTGGAAGCTGCACTGGAAGACATGAGTAGGCCAGCAAATGACAAAACATTCCTATCTAACCAGGGTGGAGGCATGCCGGTGAGTGCAGAACAGGTGGATATTACTCTGGAGTTCCCGAAAGAGGAAAGTGATTCCTTATCCTCATTTCCATCTGTTATAAAATTATCAATAAAAGGGGATGAAGCACTGCCATCTTTAAATAAGCACACAAGAGATGATCATCTCAAAAGTTGTTTTTCTGCTGCTGAGAATCGTTTCAG GGAGGTATCAAGAGCTTGTGAAGAAGACCGATCTGGATGGGCTTCATCCACATTCCCAACAAATGATGCGAAGTCTCGACCTGGATCCAGGATACAGTCTTCTGGAAAGCAAAGGTCTTCCATCTCCGATCTTACTAAGCCGTCTAGGGGAAAGACAAAAAGAGCTTCAGTGGATTCTAGTGAAATGCATCGCTGTCAAGCTGAACCATTATTCCCGCCAATGCCGCTGCTTCCTGAACTGGCATTGGATCTCCCTTCATCTTCTATGAATGAGTTTGGGTTTACTACGGATAGAAATCTCCCTTTTGATTTGAATGAAGAAAGTTCATTGGAAAGGGAAAGTTTTGGAGTCATCCCACATGATTATATAGCTGAGTTAATCTCGGGCCTTGATGATTGTACAACATTCCCTGAATATACTGATGTTAGATAA